A single genomic interval of bacterium harbors:
- a CDS encoding ribonuclease HII yields MNHIHLVGVDEAGRGPIAGPVAVGICFVPRKFSAKLGRKFSDYPFGKDSKKLTGALRELWFKRMTLAKKEGVLDFHVSLVGQNIIDKKGLSWAVRKAMAKALKKLPSSPERCRVLLDGALFAPRNFTNQKTIIKGDEKEFIITLASIAAKVTRDRYMTKFSQKFPDFGFEKHKGYGTRAHYEAIGKHGLCKLHRRSFLKGSKTAWNMEHAT; encoded by the coding sequence ATGAACCATATACATCTTGTCGGAGTGGATGAAGCGGGGCGCGGTCCGATCGCCGGGCCGGTGGCCGTCGGTATCTGCTTTGTACCCCGCAAGTTTTCGGCCAAGCTTGGGCGAAAATTTTCCGATTATCCCTTTGGAAAAGATTCCAAAAAACTGACTGGCGCCTTAAGGGAATTGTGGTTTAAACGCATGACCCTGGCAAAAAAAGAAGGCGTGCTTGATTTTCATGTTTCATTAGTCGGCCAAAATATTATAGATAAAAAAGGCCTGTCTTGGGCGGTGAGAAAAGCCATGGCGAAGGCCCTAAAAAAGCTTCCGTCCTCGCCTGAACGTTGCCGTGTTCTTCTTGACGGAGCTCTTTTTGCCCCGCGAAATTTCACCAATCAGAAAACCATAATAAAAGGAGACGAAAAAGAATTTATCATAACTTTGGCAAGCATCGCGGCCAAGGTTACGCGCGACCGGTACATGACAAAATTTTCACAAAAATTTCCCGATTTCGGTTTTGAAAAACATAAAGGTTATGGGACGAGGGCGCATTATGAGGCGATCGGAAAACACGGCCTTTGCAAACTGCACAGGAGAAGTTTTCTGAAAGGGAGTAAGACAGCATGGAACATGGAACATGCAACATAA
- the rpmF gene encoding 50S ribosomal protein L32, protein MRHTRGQSRSRRSHHSLESVRTGLCSDCKMPKIRHAVCLNCGKYRGKQIIDVQAEIDKKAKKKKEKQKSKV, encoded by the coding sequence ATGCGACATACGAGGGGACAGAGCCGGAGCAGACGTTCCCATCACTCTCTTGAATCGGTGAGAACCGGTCTTTGTTCCGATTGCAAAATGCCAAAGATACGTCACGCGGTCTGCCTGAATTGCGGTAAATACCGCGGTAAACAGATTATTGACGTACAAGCCGAAATTGACAAAAAGGCAAAGAAAAAGAAGGAAAAACAAAAATCTAAGGTATAA